In one window of Nodosilinea sp. PGN35 DNA:
- a CDS encoding bifunctional nitrogenase iron-molybdenum cofactor biosynthesis protein NifEN, with protein sequence MSSTKVTMTELLTQPGCEHNHTKNGKGHNKVCQQQAKPGAAQGGCAFDGASIALVPITDVAHLVHGPIACAGNSWGGRGSLSSGETLYKMGFTTDLSENDIIFGGEKKLYKAIQDVQERYHPAAVFVYSTCVTALIGDDLNAVCKTATEKLGLPVVPIQSPGFVGSKNLGNRLAGEALLEHVIGTAEPEFTTPYDINLIGEYNIAGELWGVLPLFEKVGIRVLSKITGDARYQEVAYAHRARLNVMICSKALINLAHKMEERYGIPYIEESFYGVADMNHCLRAIAAKLGDAAMQARVEAVIAEETARLNQQLAPYRDRLLGKRVVLYTGGVKSWSIISAAQDLGITVVATSSKKSTEADKARIKELLGQEGIMLEKGGAAELLKVIEQTSADMLIAGGRNQYTALKARIPFLHINQERHNPYSGYGGLLEMAKELDETLHSPVWAEVRREAPWEGSGFQVQGFRPAAEDGPAAEVPPVAASNTQEAPYTQNPKPKTPSTKIIARRKAVAVNPLKQSQPLGAALAFLGIQGAMPLFHGSQGCTAFAKVMLVNHFQEAIPLATTAMSEVSTILGGDDNVHGGLMTVIKNSQPELVGLFTTGLTETRGDDMQGILRDFHAANPDVTVPIVFASTPDYRGSLEDGFAAAVESLVQTMPEPGEVNPRQVTLLASAAFGPGDVAELKEMVEAFGLSPIAVPDLSTSLDGHLDDADHYTTATGGTTVAELKAVGRSALTLALGGSMTKAAKILTDRFGTPAQTFTQLTGLGAVDDFLHTLSQISSQPVPAKYLRQRRQVQDAMLDAHFFFGRKKVAIALEPDLLHNIAWWLHTTGAEIQAAVTTSPSPGLKDLPIEQVYIGDFEDLEAMAATADLWITNSKARPIARRLGIPLYRHGFPLLEYLGNGHRCTVGYRGTLDLLFAIGNLLLEADEERTHELVHRWREGGG encoded by the coding sequence ATGTCTTCCACCAAAGTCACCATGACAGAGCTCCTGACCCAGCCGGGTTGCGAGCACAACCACACCAAAAATGGCAAAGGTCACAACAAGGTGTGCCAGCAGCAGGCCAAGCCCGGTGCTGCCCAGGGGGGTTGCGCCTTTGATGGGGCCAGCATTGCCCTGGTGCCGATTACCGATGTCGCCCACCTGGTGCACGGGCCGATCGCCTGTGCGGGCAACTCCTGGGGCGGGCGGGGCAGCCTGTCGTCGGGCGAAACGCTCTACAAAATGGGGTTTACCACCGACCTGAGCGAAAACGACATCATTTTTGGCGGCGAGAAGAAACTCTACAAGGCCATCCAGGATGTGCAGGAGCGCTACCACCCGGCGGCAGTGTTTGTCTATTCCACCTGCGTGACGGCGCTGATTGGCGACGACCTAAACGCGGTGTGCAAAACGGCGACCGAAAAGCTGGGGCTGCCCGTGGTGCCAATTCAATCCCCTGGCTTTGTGGGCAGCAAGAACCTGGGCAACCGCCTGGCCGGGGAAGCCCTGCTAGAGCATGTGATCGGCACGGCGGAACCGGAGTTCACCACCCCCTACGACATCAACCTGATCGGCGAGTACAACATCGCTGGGGAACTGTGGGGCGTGCTGCCCCTGTTTGAGAAAGTGGGGATTCGGGTGCTCTCCAAAATTACCGGCGATGCTCGCTACCAGGAGGTGGCCTACGCCCACCGGGCCAGACTCAACGTGATGATCTGCTCGAAGGCGCTGATCAACCTGGCCCACAAGATGGAAGAGCGCTACGGCATTCCTTATATCGAGGAGTCGTTCTACGGGGTGGCGGATATGAACCACTGCCTGCGGGCGATCGCCGCCAAACTCGGCGACGCTGCCATGCAGGCCCGCGTAGAAGCCGTGATTGCTGAGGAAACCGCCAGGCTAAACCAGCAGCTGGCACCCTACCGCGATCGCCTCTTAGGCAAGCGCGTCGTGCTCTACACCGGCGGGGTGAAATCCTGGTCGATCATCTCGGCCGCCCAGGACCTGGGCATTACCGTGGTCGCCACCAGCAGCAAAAAGAGCACCGAAGCCGACAAAGCCCGCATTAAAGAATTGCTCGGTCAGGAGGGCATCATGCTCGAAAAGGGCGGGGCCGCCGAACTGCTGAAGGTGATTGAGCAAACCAGCGCCGACATGCTGATCGCCGGAGGCCGCAACCAGTACACCGCCCTAAAGGCCCGCATTCCCTTTTTGCACATCAACCAGGAGCGCCACAACCCCTACTCTGGCTACGGCGGCCTGCTGGAGATGGCAAAGGAGCTAGATGAGACCCTGCACAGCCCGGTGTGGGCAGAGGTGCGACGGGAAGCGCCCTGGGAGGGTTCCGGGTTTCAGGTGCAAGGTTTCAGGCCAGCGGCTGAAGACGGGCCAGCAGCAGAGGTGCCACCTGTTGCAGCCTCCAATACCCAAGAAGCACCGTATACCCAAAACCCAAAACCCAAAACCCCTTCTACCAAGATCATCGCCCGCCGCAAGGCCGTGGCCGTCAACCCGCTGAAGCAGAGCCAGCCCCTCGGGGCCGCCCTGGCGTTCCTCGGCATTCAGGGGGCCATGCCCTTGTTCCACGGTTCCCAGGGCTGTACGGCCTTTGCCAAGGTGATGCTGGTCAACCACTTTCAGGAGGCGATTCCCCTGGCGACCACGGCGATGAGCGAGGTGAGCACGATCTTGGGGGGCGACGACAATGTCCACGGTGGTCTGATGACGGTGATTAAAAACTCTCAACCGGAGCTGGTGGGCCTGTTTACCACCGGCCTGACCGAAACCCGGGGCGACGATATGCAGGGCATTCTGCGCGACTTCCACGCGGCGAATCCGGATGTCACGGTGCCGATTGTGTTTGCCTCGACCCCCGACTACCGGGGCAGCCTGGAAGATGGCTTTGCCGCTGCGGTAGAAAGCCTGGTGCAGACTATGCCTGAACCGGGGGAGGTCAACCCCAGGCAGGTAACGCTGCTGGCCAGCGCTGCCTTTGGCCCTGGGGATGTGGCGGAGCTGAAGGAGATGGTGGAAGCCTTTGGTCTTAGCCCCATTGCAGTCCCCGATCTCTCCACTTCCCTGGATGGCCACCTGGATGATGCCGACCACTACACCACGGCAACCGGCGGTACCACCGTCGCAGAACTCAAGGCCGTGGGGCGATCGGCCCTCACCCTGGCCCTGGGCGGCAGCATGACTAAAGCCGCAAAAATCCTCACCGATCGCTTCGGCACCCCCGCCCAAACCTTCACCCAGCTGACGGGACTGGGCGCGGTGGACGACTTCCTGCACACCCTCTCCCAAATTAGCAGCCAGCCCGTGCCCGCCAAATACCTGCGCCAGCGCCGCCAGGTGCAGGATGCCATGCTCGATGCCCACTTCTTCTTTGGCCGCAAAAAGGTGGCGATCGCCCTGGAGCCCGACCTGCTGCACAACATCGCCTGGTGGCTCCACACCACCGGAGCCGAAATCCAGGCCGCCGTCACCACCTCCCCCTCGCCCGGGCTGAAGGATTTGCCCATCGAGCAGGTCTACATCGGCGACTTTGAGGATCTCGAAGCCATGGCCGCCACCGCCGACCTCTGGATCACCAACTCCAAAGCCCGCCCCATCGCCCGCCGCCTCGGCATTCCCCTCTACCGGCACGGCTTCCCCCTGCTGGAGTACCTGGGCAACGGCCACCGCTGCACCGTCGGCTATCGCGGCACCCTGGATCTGCTGTTTGCGATCGGCAACCTACTGCTCGAAGCCGACGAAGAGCGCACCCATGAGCTGGTGCATCGGTGGCGGGAGGGAGGGGGGTAG
- the nifX gene encoding nitrogen fixation protein NifX produces MKIAFATKDNVHINAHFGWASQIDVYDLTLDGYTFLETLTFGGELKEDGNEDKLEPKLKALAGCTIVYVADIGGSAAARLINHRITPMKSNSEEDEIEAMLIQLMQTLQGSPPPWLRKALGQKTTPNFADAYLETEEEVTL; encoded by the coding sequence ATGAAAATAGCCTTCGCCACTAAAGACAACGTCCACATCAACGCCCACTTTGGCTGGGCCAGCCAGATCGATGTCTACGATCTCACCCTCGACGGCTACACCTTTCTCGAAACCCTCACCTTTGGCGGTGAGCTAAAGGAAGACGGCAACGAAGACAAGCTCGAACCCAAGCTCAAGGCACTGGCGGGCTGCACCATCGTCTACGTGGCCGACATTGGTGGCAGTGCGGCAGCGCGGCTGATTAACCACCGAATTACCCCAATGAAATCCAATTCTGAAGAGGACGAAATTGAGGCGATGCTGATTCAGCTCATGCAGACCCTCCAGGGCAGCCCGCCGCCCTGGCTGCGCAAGGCCCTGGGCCAAAAGACCACCCCCAACTTTGCCGACGCCTACCTTGAAACCGAAGAGGAAGTGACCCTATGA
- a CDS encoding NifX-associated nitrogen fixation protein encodes MTTAETPVALSSALVVDSSPFLKAMVQQIRANDPYGTFRHWADELLLKPYVLSKAQKRDISVEGEVDPMTQSRIMAFYRAIAYRIEAETGQLSQVVVDLSHEGFGWALIFSGRLILVSKTLRDAQRFGFDSLEKLSAEGEKLVAKGIDLACQYPAVCDL; translated from the coding sequence ATGACCACCGCCGAAACCCCCGTTGCCCTCAGCTCTGCCCTCGTCGTGGATAGCTCGCCCTTTCTCAAGGCCATGGTGCAGCAGATTCGCGCCAACGACCCCTACGGCACCTTTCGCCACTGGGCCGATGAGCTGCTGCTCAAGCCCTACGTGCTCAGCAAAGCCCAAAAGCGCGACATCTCGGTAGAGGGTGAAGTTGACCCGATGACGCAAAGCCGGATTATGGCGTTTTACCGGGCGATCGCCTACCGCATTGAGGCCGAAACCGGCCAGCTTTCCCAGGTGGTGGTGGACCTCAGCCACGAGGGCTTTGGCTGGGCGCTGATCTTTTCGGGGCGGCTGATTTTGGTCAGCAAAACCCTGCGCGATGCCCAGCGCTTTGGCTTTGATTCCCTAGAAAAGCTCAGCGCCGAAGGCGAAAAACTCGTCGCCAAAGGCATCGACCTGGCCTGCCAATACCCCGCCGTCTGCGACCTGTAA
- a CDS encoding CCE_0567 family metalloprotein gives MPPTTAPITIDTLKSQIKKLNSKAGQLKMDLHDIAEGLPADLDLLPDVAARTYEIYCQLRDLRAQLTTLEQAP, from the coding sequence ATGCCCCCAACCACCGCCCCCATCACCATCGACACCCTCAAAAGCCAGATCAAAAAGCTCAACAGCAAAGCTGGCCAGCTCAAAATGGATCTCCACGACATTGCCGAAGGCCTGCCCGCCGACCTGGATTTGCTACCCGATGTAGCGGCCCGCACCTACGAGATTTACTGCCAACTCCGCGACCTCAGAGCACAGTTAACCACCCTGGAGCAAGCCCCATGA
- the nifW gene encoding nitrogenase-stabilizing/protective protein NifW has protein sequence MKSTLITFDQITQAEDYFAFFGLPYDPQFLNVNRLHILQKFSRLMKEKGTANPDMEDTTTFNQYRELLQEAYSLFQTSSPQAQKLFKVFNQKPSNVVLMSEIEVE, from the coding sequence ATGAAATCCACCCTCATCACCTTTGATCAGATCACCCAGGCCGAAGACTACTTTGCCTTTTTTGGTCTGCCCTACGATCCCCAATTTCTCAATGTTAACCGCCTGCATATTCTGCAAAAGTTCTCACGGTTGATGAAGGAAAAAGGCACCGCCAACCCCGACATGGAGGACACCACCACCTTTAACCAATACCGGGAACTTTTGCAGGAGGCCTACAGCCTGTTTCAGACTTCGTCACCCCAGGCCCAAAAGCTGTTCAAGGTGTTTAACCAGAAGCCCAGCAATGTGGTGCTGATGTCTGAAATCGAGGTGGAGTAA
- a CDS encoding HesA/MoeB/ThiF family protein, translating to MPLSPTERDRYRRQMQLPGFGQESQERLKATTALVTGVGGLGGTAALYLAAAGVGRLILVRGGDLLREDMNRQILMTDNWVGQPRVFKAQQTLAAFNPDIQIDAVCDYVTAENVDGLVQQADIALDCAFDFKERDLLNAACVRWGKSMVEAAMNAMEAYLITVIPGETPCLSCLFPEKPEWDRWGFGVLGAVSGTLACLAALEAIKVITGLGDPLLGQLLTMDLARAEFAKRRAYHDPDCPVCGGVKAENRGDRALPLALARR from the coding sequence ATGCCCCTCTCCCCCACCGAACGCGATCGCTACCGCCGCCAAATGCAGCTGCCTGGCTTTGGTCAGGAGTCGCAGGAACGGCTAAAGGCCACCACCGCCCTGGTGACTGGGGTGGGCGGTCTGGGGGGCACTGCCGCGCTGTACCTGGCGGCGGCGGGGGTGGGGCGGCTGATTCTGGTGCGGGGGGGCGACCTGCTGCGGGAGGACATGAACCGGCAAATTTTGATGACCGACAACTGGGTGGGCCAGCCCCGGGTCTTCAAGGCCCAGCAGACTCTGGCGGCATTTAACCCAGACATTCAGATCGATGCGGTGTGCGACTACGTCACCGCTGAGAATGTGGACGGTCTGGTGCAGCAGGCCGATATTGCCCTCGACTGCGCCTTTGACTTCAAAGAGCGCGATTTGCTCAACGCCGCCTGCGTGCGCTGGGGCAAATCCATGGTCGAAGCCGCTATGAATGCCATGGAGGCCTACCTGATCACGGTGATTCCGGGCGAAACGCCCTGCCTATCGTGCCTGTTTCCCGAAAAGCCCGAGTGGGACCGCTGGGGCTTTGGAGTGCTGGGGGCGGTGTCGGGCACGCTGGCCTGCCTGGCGGCCCTGGAGGCGATCAAGGTGATTACCGGGCTGGGCGACCCGCTGCTAGGGCAGCTGTTGACCATGGATTTGGCCCGGGCGGAGTTTGCCAAGCGGCGCGCCTACCACGACCCCGACTGCCCGGTGTGCGGTGGGGTGAAGGCAGAGAACCGGGGCGATCGCGCCCTGCCCCTAGCCCTGGCGAGGAGGTAA
- a CDS encoding iron-sulfur cluster assembly accessory protein — translation MTITITELAELRLRTFLRGTPDYTPSRGVRLAVKDGGCNGYEYDIKIANAPQPDDEIVESGSLKVFIDPKSAPLLDGIVVDYIDSLLESGFKFTNPNATDTCGCGKSFQTAGDCSPAGVPCS, via the coding sequence ATGACCATCACCATTACCGAACTTGCCGAACTGCGCCTGCGGACCTTCCTGCGCGGCACCCCCGACTACACCCCCAGCCGGGGCGTGCGCCTGGCGGTGAAAGACGGCGGCTGCAACGGCTACGAGTACGACATTAAAATTGCCAACGCCCCCCAGCCCGACGATGAAATTGTGGAATCGGGCAGTCTCAAAGTTTTCATTGACCCTAAGAGTGCCCCCCTGCTCGACGGCATTGTGGTCGACTACATCGACAGCCTGCTCGAAAGCGGCTTTAAGTTCACCAATCCCAACGCCACCGACACCTGCGGCTGCGGCAAGTCGTTTCAAACGGCGGGCGATTGTAGTCCCGCAGGCGTGCCCTGTTCGTAA